One genomic window of Cannabis sativa cultivar Pink pepper isolate KNU-18-1 chromosome 2, ASM2916894v1, whole genome shotgun sequence includes the following:
- the LOC115720819 gene encoding protein argonaute 4 encodes MGSSDDGNGTEEALPPPPPVIPPDIVPIKAESEQAIEPVKKKPARLPMARRNLGTKGQKIPLLTNHFKVKVSNLQDQFFHYSVALFYEDGRPVDAKGVGRKVIDRLHETYKSDLGGKNFAYDGEKSLFTVGPLPGNKLEFTVVLDDVSSDRVNGSQSPNAEGDRKRLRRQFHSKTFKVEISFAAKIPMQAIASALRGQETENSQEALRVLDIILRQHASRQGCLLVRQSFFHNDPKNFVDVGQGVLGCRGFHSSFRTAQEGLSLNIDVSTTMIIQPGPVVDFLISNQNVNDPYRIDWAKAKRTLKNLRIKVEPSNTEYKITGLSEKPCREQTFSLKQRGGGDDSEPVEMTVYDYFVNQRNINLQYSGDLPCINVGKPKRPTFFPVELCTLVSLQRYTKSLSTFQRSSLVEKSRQKPHERMQVLSSALKRSDYDAEPMLRTCGVSINSSFTQVEGRVLPAPKLKAGNGEDFFPRNGKWNFNNKKLAQPTKIDKWAVVNFNARCDIDNLVQTLIKCGEMKGILMKPPFEVFQEGGQFRRAPPVVRVEKMFDEIQSKLPGAPDFLLCLLPERKNCDLYGPWKKKNLSEFGIVTQCIAPQRVNDQYITNVLLKINAKLGGLNSFLAVERNSMIPVVSKSPTLILGMDVSHGSPGQSDIPSIAAVVSSRNWPSISRYRASVRTQSPKVEMIDSLFKPAGKDDEGIIRELLVDFFTSSAKRKPDQIIIFRDGVSESQFNQVLNIELDQIIEACKFLDDTWNPKFVVIIAQKNHHTKFFQQSTPDNVPPGTIIDNKICHPKNNDFYLCAHAGMIGTTRPTHYHVLLDEVGFSADDLQELVHSLSYVYQRSTTAISVVAPICYAHLAAAQVGQFMKFEDSSETSSSHGGLSSAGVPPVPQLPRLKENVSNSMFFC; translated from the exons ATGGGATCTTCCGATGATGGAAACGGAACAGAGGAGGCATTGcctcctccacctcctgttATTCCACCAGACATTGTTCCAATCAAGGCTGAGTCAGAACAGGCTATTGAGCCAGTTAAGAAGAAACCTGCCCGTCTTCCAATGGCCAGACGCAATCTTGGAACTAAGGGGCAAAAGATACCGCTGTTAACCAATCATTTCAAAGTGAAAGTCAGTAATCTGCAGGatcaattttttcattataGT GTTGCCCTGTTTTACGAAGATGGCCGCCCTGTTGACGCTAAGGGTGTTGGGCGGAAAGTCATAGACAGGCTCCATGAAACCTATAAGTCTGATTTAGGCGGAAAGAACTTTGCTTATGATGGTGAGAAGAGTCTGTTCACTGTTGGGCCTCTTCCTGGAAATAAACTTGAATTCACTGTTGTACTTGATGATGTATCATCCGACAG AGTAAATGGTAGTCAGAGCCCTAATGCTGAGGGTGACAGAAAGAGATTGAGGCGCCAATTCCATTCCAAAACATTTAAAGTGGAAATTAGCTTTGCTGCTAAAATTCCCATGCAGGCTATTGCTAGTGCTCTGCGTGGTCAAGAAACTGAAAACTCTCAGGAAGCTCTAAGGGTTCTGGATATAATTTTAAGACAACATGCATCTAGGCA GGGATGTCTACTTGTTCGCCAATCTTTTTTTCATAATGATCCAAAAAATTTcgttgatgttggtcaaggagTTCTTGGGTGCAGAGGATTTCATTCCAGTTTTAGGACAGCCCAGGAAGGATTGTCTTTAAACATAG ATGTGTCTACAACGATGATCATACAACCTGGGCCAGTTGtagattttttaatttctaatcaAAATGTGAATGATCCTTATAGGATTGATTGGGCCAAG GCTAAACGGACACTCAAAAATTTGAGGATCAAAGTTGAGCCCTCTAATACTGAATACAAGATTACTGGTCTGAGCGAGAAGCCATGCAGAGAACAAac ATTTTCATTGAAGCAGAGAGGAGGGGGTGATGACAGTGAACCAGTAGAAATGACTGTCTATGATTATTTTGTAAATCAACGTAATATAAATTTGCAGTACTCTGGAGATCTGCCTTGCATTAATGTTGGGAAACCTAAACGTCCAACATTTTTCCCTGTTGAG CTCTGCACGTTGGTTTCATTGCAGCGTTACACGAAATCTTTGTCCACATTTCAAAGATCCTCACTGGTTGAGAAATCTAGACAGAAGCCTCATGAGAGGATGCAAGTCTTGTCTAGT GCTCTCAAGCGCAGTGATTATGATGCTGAACCTATGTTGCGCACTTGTGGTGTTTCTATTAATAGTAGTTTCACTCAGGTGGAAGGCCGTGTTCTGCCTGCTCCGAAg TTGAAAGCTGGTAATGGGGAGGACTTCTTTCCCCGAAATGGTAAATGGAATTTCAACAACAAG AAATTAGCACAGCCAACGAAGATAGACAAGTGGGCTGTTGTTAACTTCAATGCACGATGTGACATTGATAACCTTGTGCAAACACTGATAAAATGTGGAGAGATGAAGGGAATT TTGATGAAACCTCCTTTTGAAGTGTTTCAAGAGGGTGGACAGTTCAGGCGTGCCCCACCTGTGGTTCGCGTGGAGAAAATGTTTGATGAGATACAGTCAAAACTTCCTGGGGCTCCAGATTTTCTCCTTTGTTTGCTTCCAGAGAGGAAAAATTGTGATCTTTATG GCCCATGGAAAAAGAAGAACCTTTCAGAGTTTGGAATTGTGACTCAATGCATTGCTCCCCAAAGGGTCAATGATCAATACATTACAAATGTTCTATTAAAGATTAATGCAAAG CTAGGTGGGTTGAACTCATTTTTAGCTGTTGAACGTAATTCAATGATCCCAGTGGTCTCCAAAAGTCCCACTCTCATCCTTGGGATGGATGTTTCACATGGATCTCCAGGGCAGTCTGACATACCATCAATTGCAGCG GTTGTTAGTTCTAGAAATTGGCCCTCAATTTCACGTTACAGGGCTTCTGTTCGTACCCAGTCACCTAAGGTGGAAATGATCGATTCATTATTTAAGCCAGCTGGTAAAGATGATGAAGGCATCATAAG GGAGCTTTTAGTTGACTTCTTTACGAGTTCAGCTAAACGAAAGCCTGATCAGATCATCATTTTTAG GGATGGGGTCAGTGAATCGCAGTTCAATCAAGTTTTGAACATCGAACTGGATCAAATCATTGAG GCGTGCAAGTTTCTTGATGATACTTGGAATCCCAAGTTTGTGGTTATCATTGCTCAGAAAAATCATCATACAAAGTTTTTCCAGCAGTCGACTCCAGACAATGTTCCACCTG gtACCATTATTGACAACAAGATTTGTCATCCAAAGAACAATGACTTTTACCTCTGTGCTCATGCTGGCATGATT GGTACTACAAGGCCCACTCATTATCATGTTCTGTTAGATGAAGTGGGTTTTTCAGCTGATGATCTACAAGAGCTCGTACATTCTCTATCATATGT TTACCAGAGGAGTACAACTGCCATTTCTGTAG TTGCCCCTATTTGTTATGCACACTTGGCGGCTGCACAGGTTGGTCAGTTTATGAAGTTTGAGGACAGTTCCGAGACGTCATCTAGCCACGGTGGGCTGTCCTCAGCTGGAGTTCCACCTGTTCCTCAACTCCCTAGGTTGAAGGAAAATGTCTCCAATTCCATGTTCTTTTGTTGA